A genomic region of Hugenholtzia roseola DSM 9546 contains the following coding sequences:
- a CDS encoding TraB/GumN family protein has translation MYFPILSLFFLGFAIPPKAAAQLLWEIKGNGLKKSSYLFGTIHMGEKRAYAHVEKVMPYIEQTEVFAGELDLNLNALESVSAIMPLMFMKGDTTLETLLDSAQYQQVRKQIKEDMPLLYPMVDKIKPIFLMVFLSEAGNQKPTLSPTGADSTKKIEPPLDLYLQEIARGFEKEVIGLETLSEQLTAFTAISLEEQAQMLIGAIENKKQTQENEGVDAYLEQMLNWYAAEELDSLYQFAVSSSSEEFNKHLLLIRNQHMSERIATKIRNQTHFIAIGTAHLSGEKGVIALLEKEGFVLVPLSAPTSKKEKQKSDKNSNQNKNLVEKEKK, from the coding sequence TTGTATTTTCCTATTCTTTCGCTCTTTTTTTTAGGATTTGCGATACCACCTAAGGCAGCGGCGCAGTTGCTTTGGGAAATCAAAGGAAATGGCTTGAAAAAAAGTTCTTATCTTTTTGGTACGATTCACATGGGCGAAAAACGCGCCTATGCACACGTAGAAAAGGTGATGCCCTATATAGAACAGACAGAGGTCTTTGCAGGCGAATTAGACCTCAATCTCAATGCCTTAGAATCGGTTTCTGCCATCATGCCGCTTATGTTTATGAAAGGCGACACTACTTTGGAAACCTTGCTCGACTCGGCACAGTACCAACAGGTGCGAAAGCAAATCAAAGAAGACATGCCTTTGCTTTATCCAATGGTAGATAAAATAAAGCCTATCTTTTTGATGGTATTTCTTTCCGAAGCAGGCAACCAAAAGCCTACTCTTAGCCCTACGGGTGCAGATTCTACCAAAAAAATAGAACCTCCACTGGATTTGTACCTGCAAGAGATTGCGCGAGGATTTGAAAAGGAAGTTATCGGACTTGAAACATTGAGCGAACAATTAACCGCTTTTACAGCCATTTCACTCGAAGAACAAGCCCAAATGCTTATCGGTGCGATTGAAAATAAAAAGCAGACCCAAGAAAATGAAGGCGTAGATGCCTATTTAGAGCAAATGCTAAACTGGTATGCCGCCGAAGAACTCGATAGCCTCTACCAATTTGCCGTTTCTTCTTCGTCGGAAGAATTTAATAAGCACCTCCTTTTGATACGAAATCAACACATGTCGGAAAGAATTGCGACAAAAATCCGAAACCAAACGCATTTTATCGCCATCGGGACGGCACATTTAAGCGGCGAAAAGGGCGTGATTGCGCTTTTAGAAAAGGAAGGCTTTGTGCTTGTTCCACTTTCCGCGCCTACTTCAAAAAAGGAAAAACAAAAAAGCGATAAAAATAGTAATCAAAATAAAAATCTGGTAGAAAAGGAAAAAAAATGA
- a CDS encoding fumarate reductase/succinate dehydrogenase flavoprotein subunit — MKPFNCKVPEGALAEKWDKHKFNIRLVNPANKRKYNIIVVGTGLAGASAAASLAELGYNVKAFTFHDSPRRAHSIAAQGGINAAKNYRNDGDSVYRLFYDTIKGGDYRAREANVHRLAQVSVNIIDQCVAQGVPFAREYGGLLDNRSFGGALVSRTFYAKGQTGQQLLLGAYSALNRQIAAGKVEMHTRTEMLDLVMINGKARGIVTRNLVTGEIESHAAHAVLLCTGGYSNVFFLSTNAMACNATAAWRAHRHGAYFANPCFTQIHPTCIPVSGDHQSKLTLMSESLRNDGRVWVPRNPADTKKHPNQIEDKDRFYYLEEKYPTFGNLVPRDVASRNAKYVCDEGLGVGATGKAVYLDFRDAIKRDGKARIEEKYGNLFDMYKQITNIDPYSEPMRIYPAPHYTMGGLWVDYNLMTTVEGLYALGEANFSDHGANRLGASALMQGLADGYFVIPYTIGDYLAKEPYKVEDTSHPAFGEAVNRTKAYLNKIMSIKGNTSPDEIHKKLGRVMWDYCGMSRKAEGLKVAREEVRKLREQFWNDIKVVGSANELNTELEKAARVADFLELGELMILDALDRNESCGGHFREEYQTPEGEAQRDDENYTYAAAWEYPEKGMDATDPVLHKEELIFENVKLTQRSYK, encoded by the coding sequence ATGAAACCTTTTAATTGTAAAGTCCCCGAAGGAGCATTAGCAGAAAAATGGGATAAGCACAAGTTCAATATTCGCCTTGTCAATCCTGCCAATAAGCGAAAATACAACATCATCGTCGTAGGCACAGGGTTAGCAGGCGCGTCTGCGGCAGCGTCGCTGGCAGAATTAGGCTACAATGTCAAAGCCTTTACTTTTCACGATAGCCCCCGTCGCGCTCACTCTATTGCGGCACAAGGGGGTATCAATGCTGCCAAAAACTATCGCAATGATGGCGATAGCGTCTATCGCCTCTTTTATGACACCATCAAAGGGGGCGACTATCGCGCTCGCGAAGCCAACGTACACCGTTTGGCGCAGGTCAGTGTCAATATCATAGACCAGTGTGTGGCGCAAGGCGTACCTTTCGCGCGTGAGTATGGCGGTCTTTTAGACAATCGTTCTTTTGGTGGCGCACTCGTTTCGCGTACTTTCTACGCCAAAGGACAGACAGGACAGCAACTTCTTTTAGGGGCATATTCGGCTCTCAATCGCCAAATTGCGGCGGGAAAAGTGGAGATGCACACCCGTACAGAGATGCTCGACCTAGTGATGATAAACGGAAAGGCTCGCGGCATTGTAACGCGCAACTTGGTTACGGGGGAAATTGAATCGCACGCCGCCCATGCGGTCTTGCTTTGCACAGGCGGATATTCCAACGTCTTTTTCCTTTCTACCAATGCGATGGCTTGTAATGCCACTGCTGCTTGGCGTGCGCATCGGCATGGGGCATATTTTGCCAATCCTTGCTTTACGCAAATTCACCCTACTTGTATCCCCGTTTCAGGCGACCATCAGTCTAAACTGACTTTGATGTCGGAATCGCTGCGCAACGACGGTAGAGTGTGGGTGCCGCGCAATCCTGCCGATACCAAAAAGCACCCCAATCAGATAGAAGACAAAGACCGCTTCTATTATTTGGAAGAAAAATATCCAACTTTTGGCAACCTTGTGCCGCGCGACGTAGCTTCGCGCAATGCCAAGTACGTCTGTGATGAAGGCTTAGGCGTAGGCGCGACAGGCAAAGCCGTTTATCTCGACTTCCGCGATGCCATCAAACGCGACGGAAAAGCGCGTATCGAGGAAAAATACGGCAACCTCTTCGATATGTACAAGCAAATTACGAACATAGACCCTTATTCCGAACCCATGCGCATTTACCCTGCGCCACACTACACCATGGGCGGCTTGTGGGTAGATTACAACCTGATGACGACAGTAGAAGGGCTTTATGCCTTAGGAGAAGCCAACTTTTCAGACCATGGCGCAAACCGCTTAGGGGCAAGTGCCTTGATGCAGGGTTTAGCCGATGGATACTTCGTTATTCCCTACACAATAGGCGATTATTTGGCGAAAGAACCCTACAAAGTAGAGGATACTTCGCACCCTGCCTTTGGCGAAGCGGTCAATCGTACAAAAGCCTACCTCAATAAGATTATGAGCATTAAGGGCAATACTTCGCCCGATGAAATTCATAAGAAATTGGGCAGAGTGATGTGGGATTATTGTGGCATGTCGCGCAAAGCCGAAGGTTTGAAGGTAGCGCGTGAAGAAGTGCGCAAATTGCGGGAGCAGTTCTGGAACGACATCAAAGTGGTCGGCAGTGCAAACGAACTGAATACCGAACTTGAAAAGGCGGCACGTGTAGCCGACTTCTTAGAATTGGGCGAACTGATGATTCTCGACGCTTTGGATAGAAACGAATCCTGCGGCGGACACTTCCGCGAGGAATATCAGACACCCGAAGGCGAAGCCCAACGCGACGACGAAAATTATACCTACGCCGCCGCTTGGGAATATCCTGAAAAAGGCATGGACGCTACCGACCCCGTTTTGCACAAAGAAGAACTTATCTTCGAAAACGTAAAACTTACGCAGCGTAGCTATAAATAA
- a CDS encoding Eco57I restriction-modification methylase domain-containing protein: protein MQVAQFDIYDQNASAPFFDPEWMFGIKDGFDIVIGNPPYVQLQKIKEQQAALERQGYQTYTKMGDLYALFYEKANLLLKENGTLAYITSNKWMRAGYGEKLRAYLAQHTQPLQLIDLGAGIFESATVDTNILIAAKKTKPDTQIPLKALTHQNKKIAIKENFQKNHILLKVPQKDAWTIANPLEQRIKQKIETCGKPLKDWDIAIFRGITTGYNEAFVIDAQKRAELIQKDPKSAQIIKPLLRGRDIKRYKAEFADLYLINAHNGIKSIGLSKIDIPKDYPAIYEHLKTFQIPLEKRQDKGDHWTNLRNCAYLQEFEKEKIVFNKASKEKAFAIDLSKSYLQNTSYLICFKHIFYLISLLNSKLIDFSFMTFYQGGGIEGEITVQALEQIPIPDISAASRQPFEDLVDVILAKKERGEDTQAEESAIDALVFALYGLDAEEIAYLSQPSSRALPIGEVFSKKK from the coding sequence ATGCAAGTAGCACAATTCGACATCTACGACCAAAACGCCTCCGCACCCTTCTTCGACCCCGAATGGATGTTCGGAATCAAAGACGGGTTTGATATTGTTATCGGAAATCCGCCCTATGTGCAGTTGCAAAAAATTAAGGAGCAGCAGGCGGCACTCGAAAGGCAGGGCTACCAAACTTATACCAAAATGGGCGACCTATATGCCCTTTTTTACGAAAAAGCCAACCTCCTACTCAAAGAAAATGGGACGCTCGCCTATATCACCTCCAATAAGTGGATGCGGGCAGGATATGGCGAAAAGCTAAGGGCTTATTTGGCGCAACACACACAGCCCCTACAACTCATAGACCTTGGCGCAGGCATCTTCGAATCCGCTACCGTAGATACCAATATCCTTATCGCTGCCAAAAAAACAAAGCCCGACACACAAATTCCGCTCAAAGCACTCACACACCAAAACAAAAAAATCGCTATCAAGGAAAATTTCCAAAAAAATCATATCCTACTAAAAGTACCACAAAAAGATGCTTGGACTATCGCAAACCCCTTAGAACAGCGAATCAAACAAAAAATAGAAACCTGCGGAAAACCACTCAAAGACTGGGATATTGCCATTTTTAGAGGCATCACAACAGGCTACAACGAAGCCTTTGTCATTGATGCGCAAAAAAGAGCCGAACTGATACAAAAAGACCCCAAATCGGCGCAAATTATCAAACCCCTATTGAGAGGGCGCGACATCAAACGATACAAAGCCGAATTTGCCGACTTGTATTTGATAAATGCGCACAATGGCATCAAAAGTATTGGACTTTCTAAAATAGATATTCCAAAAGACTACCCCGCCATTTACGAGCATTTAAAGACCTTTCAAATACCATTAGAAAAACGACAAGACAAAGGCGACCATTGGACAAACCTTAGAAATTGCGCCTACTTGCAGGAATTTGAAAAGGAAAAGATTGTGTTCAATAAAGCATCGAAAGAAAAAGCATTTGCTATTGATTTATCTAAGTCTTACCTTCAAAACACAAGCTATTTGATTTGTTTTAAACATATATTTTATTTAATTTCTTTGTTAAATTCAAAATTGATTGATTTTTCATTTATGACCTTTTATCAGGGAGGCGGTATTGAGGGAGAAATAACAGTACAAGCATTAGAACAAATCCCTATCCCCGATATTTCCGCCGCCTCACGTCAGCCCTTCGAGGATTTGGTAGATGTGATATTAGCCAAAAAGGAGCGTGGGGAAGATACGCAGGCAGAGGAGTCGGCGATAGATGCGCTGGTCTTCGCCTTGTATGGGCTTGATGCAGAGGAAATCGCCTATCTTTCCCAACCGTCGTCGAGGGCGTTGCCCATAGGCGAGGTTTTTTCGAAGAAGAAGTAA
- the bioB gene encoding biotin synthase BioB, with the protein MQTEFPPLNDIQTAELNPNLEAPIRNDWSRAEITAIYQMPILELTYRAATVHRAYHNTGEVQVCTLLSVKTGGCPEDCAYCPQAARYQTDVKAEKMMTTDAIVGKAAEAWQAGSTRFCMGAAWREVREGRDFDRLLEAVKKINHMGMEVCCTLGMLTESQAQKLKEAGLYAYNHNLDTSPEYYNDIISTRDYQDRLQTLENVRKSGISVCSGGIIGMGEAETDRIGLLHTLATLPEHPESVPVNALVPVEGTPLEEQEKVSVWEMVRMIATARIIMPKAMVRLSAGRVRMSLEEQALCFLAGANSIFAGDKLLTTPNPSYISDQEMFQILQLTPRKSFQ; encoded by the coding sequence ATGCAAACAGAATTCCCTCCCCTAAACGATATACAGACTGCCGAACTTAATCCCAACTTGGAAGCCCCCATCAGAAACGATTGGAGCAGGGCAGAAATTACGGCAATTTATCAGATGCCGATTTTAGAACTTACCTACCGCGCCGCTACGGTGCATCGTGCCTACCACAACACAGGCGAAGTGCAGGTCTGCACCCTGCTTTCGGTCAAGACAGGCGGCTGCCCCGAAGATTGTGCGTATTGCCCACAGGCAGCACGTTATCAGACCGACGTAAAAGCCGAAAAAATGATGACCACAGATGCCATTGTCGGCAAGGCTGCCGAGGCATGGCAGGCAGGTAGCACGCGCTTTTGTATGGGTGCGGCGTGGCGAGAAGTCCGCGAAGGCAGAGATTTCGACCGCCTTTTAGAGGCAGTTAAGAAAATCAATCACATGGGCATGGAAGTGTGCTGCACCTTGGGCATGCTCACCGAAAGTCAGGCGCAAAAACTCAAAGAGGCAGGACTCTACGCCTACAACCACAATTTGGACACAAGCCCCGAATATTACAACGACATCATCTCCACACGCGACTACCAAGACCGCTTGCAAACTTTGGAAAATGTCCGCAAAAGCGGAATTTCCGTCTGTTCAGGGGGCATTATCGGCATGGGCGAAGCCGAAACCGACCGCATTGGTTTGCTACACACCTTAGCCACTTTGCCCGAACACCCCGAATCTGTACCCGTCAATGCCTTAGTTCCCGTAGAAGGTACGCCTTTGGAGGAGCAGGAAAAGGTATCTGTTTGGGAGATGGTCAGAATGATAGCCACAGCGCGTATCATTATGCCTAAGGCAATGGTGCGCCTTTCGGCAGGCAGAGTGCGCATGAGTTTGGAAGAGCAAGCCCTCTGTTTTTTGGCGGGTGCAAATTCTATCTTTGCTGGCGATAAGCTCCTGACAACGCCTAATCCGAGCTACATTTCCGACCAAGAGATGTTTCAAATCCTACAACTCACGCCACGCAAATCGTTTCAGTAA
- a CDS encoding succinate dehydrogenase cytochrome b subunit has product MAWLTRTFNSSIGKKLLMALTGLFLTTFLFVHLAGNLILLKGQAGALDFNAYAKFMTTFPLIKATSYFLYASILGHAIWGIMLAFANKSARPQSYAKVGDNPGVSWASKNMAVLGTIVFAFIVIHMKSFWFEMHFGQLNLDANGNKDLYTLVEASFKQWWYVALYVVSMAALGFHLYHGIQSGFQTLGLRHAKYTPIVKTATIIIALIVPAAFAAIPVGMFFMFGM; this is encoded by the coding sequence ATGGCTTGGCTAACTCGTACCTTCAATAGCAGTATTGGCAAAAAGCTGCTTATGGCTCTTACAGGGCTATTTCTCACTACTTTCCTCTTTGTGCATTTGGCGGGCAACCTCATTTTGCTCAAAGGTCAGGCAGGCGCGTTGGACTTCAACGCCTACGCGAAGTTTATGACCACTTTCCCCCTTATCAAGGCAACGTCTTATTTTCTTTATGCCTCTATCTTAGGGCATGCCATTTGGGGCATTATGCTGGCTTTTGCCAATAAGTCGGCGCGTCCGCAAAGCTACGCCAAAGTAGGCGACAATCCCGGTGTCTCTTGGGCATCTAAAAATATGGCGGTCTTGGGTACGATAGTATTTGCCTTTATCGTCATCCACATGAAAAGTTTTTGGTTTGAGATGCACTTTGGGCAGCTTAATTTAGATGCCAATGGCAACAAAGACCTCTACACGCTGGTAGAAGCATCTTTCAAACAATGGTGGTATGTGGCACTTTATGTCGTTTCTATGGCAGCCTTAGGCTTTCACCTCTATCATGGCATACAGAGCGGCTTCCAAACTTTGGGCTTGCGCCATGCCAAATACACGCCGATTGTCAAAACAGCGACGATTATTATTGCCCTTATCGTGCCTGCTGCCTTCGCTGCTATCCCTGTGGGCATGTTTTTTATGTTTGGCATGTAA
- a CDS encoding succinate dehydrogenase/fumarate reductase iron-sulfur subunit, whose translation MAEDFRNYTLKVWRQKNNNDKGKFETYKIDNVSSDMSFLEMIDLLNEKLVHEGKEPVVFDHDCREGICGACSMYINGRPHGPKQGITTCQLHMRSFSNNETIVIEPWRASAFPVIKDLMVDRSSFDRIQQAGGFVSVPTGSARDANEILIPKDIADQAFDAATCIGCGACVAACKNASAMLFVAAKVSQLALLPQGKAERKRRAERMVAQMDAEGFGSCTNTGACSAECPKGISQDYIAMLNREYLAAAFTSDEVKPWNPIKKKTATA comes from the coding sequence ATGGCTGAAGACTTCCGCAATTATACTCTCAAAGTTTGGAGACAAAAAAATAACAACGATAAAGGCAAGTTCGAAACCTATAAAATCGACAATGTTTCTTCGGATATGTCGTTTTTAGAAATGATTGACCTTCTGAACGAAAAATTGGTACATGAAGGCAAAGAACCTGTCGTTTTCGACCACGATTGTAGGGAAGGCATCTGCGGTGCTTGCTCTATGTATATCAACGGCAGACCGCACGGACCTAAGCAGGGTATCACCACCTGCCAGCTCCACATGCGTTCATTTTCCAACAACGAAACTATCGTCATCGAGCCTTGGCGTGCCTCGGCGTTTCCTGTTATCAAGGATTTGATGGTAGATAGGTCGTCTTTTGATAGAATCCAGCAGGCAGGCGGCTTTGTGAGCGTCCCTACGGGCAGTGCCAGAGATGCCAATGAGATTCTAATTCCCAAAGATATTGCCGACCAAGCCTTTGATGCCGCTACTTGTATCGGCTGTGGAGCTTGTGTGGCGGCTTGTAAGAACGCCTCCGCGATGCTTTTTGTAGCGGCAAAGGTTTCTCAATTAGCCCTTTTGCCACAAGGCAAAGCCGAGCGCAAACGACGCGCAGAGCGCATGGTCGCACAAATGGACGCAGAAGGCTTCGGCTCTTGCACCAACACAGGCGCGTGTTCGGCAGAGTGTCCCAAAGGAATTTCGCAAGACTATATCGCGATGCTCAATCGCGAATACTTGGCGGCAGCCTTCACTTCCGACGAGGTAAAACCTTGGAATCCTATCAAGAAGAAAACCGCAACCGCTTAG
- a CDS encoding ABC-F family ATP-binding cassette domain-containing protein — translation MNLLSAENLSKSFNERQLFQSLNLGIGLGEKIAIVGANGAGKSTLMKILAGKESSDSGTVGYKKDLKWAYLEQEPQFGAGQTIWAAIFEAESEALQTLQAYDQKMRLGDTSSEDFFSLLEKMDRLGAWEIEAKIKEILGKLGLHDTSLLVENLSGGQKKRVALAKVLLSEPELLLLDEPTNHLDLDTIEWLESYLAASQVSLLLITHDRYFLDRICNVIFELEKGKIYRHQGNYAQFLENKAARQADLQATTEKARNLYKRELDWIRRQPKARGTKAKYRVDAFEDVKEKAHQNLNQKKVEISLKGSRQGKKIIEISDLQFVHQDGKMIVENFTYAFQRGERIGLVGKNGVGKTSFIELLMGNLSPQKGKIDLGDNTKIGYYTQKNLTFNENERIIDAVKAIAEVIEVAKGQVITASQMLTNFLFEPSKQYDVISKLSGGEKRRLQLLLVLMKNPNFLILDEPTNDLDLTTLGVLEDFLDNFEGCLILVSHDRYFMDKLTEHLFIFEGEGKIKDFPGNYSDFKNYLSEEKSRSQEQKENKKMAPAPEMAKSGSKLSYKEKQEFDLLEKEISNLEKKKKQLSELLASGETDYDKINEWSNEFNQILADLETKELRWLELSEMQ, via the coding sequence ATGAATCTTCTTTCTGCTGAAAATCTTAGTAAAAGTTTTAATGAACGCCAGCTTTTTCAATCGCTCAATTTGGGCATTGGATTGGGCGAAAAAATTGCGATTGTGGGTGCAAATGGGGCAGGCAAATCTACCCTTATGAAAATTTTGGCAGGCAAAGAGAGCAGCGATTCGGGGACAGTAGGATACAAAAAAGACCTCAAATGGGCTTATTTGGAGCAAGAGCCGCAATTTGGAGCAGGGCAGACCATCTGGGCAGCCATCTTTGAGGCTGAAAGCGAGGCACTGCAAACGCTACAAGCCTACGACCAAAAGATGCGCTTAGGCGATACCAGTAGCGAAGATTTTTTTAGCCTATTGGAAAAAATGGATAGGCTTGGCGCATGGGAAATAGAGGCAAAAATCAAAGAGATTTTGGGCAAATTGGGTCTGCACGACACAAGCCTTTTGGTAGAAAACCTTTCAGGAGGGCAGAAAAAGCGCGTAGCACTTGCCAAAGTGCTGCTTTCCGAACCCGAACTGCTCCTTTTAGATGAGCCGACCAACCATTTGGATTTGGACACGATAGAATGGCTTGAAAGCTATTTGGCAGCCTCACAGGTTTCGCTGCTGCTTATTACGCACGATAGGTATTTTTTAGATAGGATTTGTAATGTAATTTTTGAATTAGAAAAAGGCAAAATTTATCGTCATCAGGGCAATTACGCCCAATTTTTAGAAAACAAAGCCGCCCGACAAGCCGACTTGCAAGCCACAACCGAAAAGGCGCGAAATTTATACAAGCGCGAATTGGATTGGATTAGAAGGCAGCCCAAAGCGCGTGGCACGAAGGCAAAATACCGCGTCGATGCTTTTGAAGACGTAAAAGAAAAAGCACATCAGAATTTAAACCAAAAGAAAGTAGAAATTAGTCTGAAAGGTAGCCGACAGGGTAAGAAAATCATCGAAATTTCCGACCTACAATTTGTCCATCAAGATGGAAAGATGATAGTGGAAAACTTTACCTACGCCTTCCAAAGGGGTGAGCGCATTGGCTTAGTTGGAAAAAATGGAGTAGGCAAAACGTCTTTTATCGAATTGCTGATGGGAAATTTAAGCCCCCAAAAAGGCAAAATTGATTTAGGCGATAATACAAAAATCGGCTATTACACACAAAAAAATCTGACCTTCAACGAAAATGAGCGCATCATTGATGCCGTCAAAGCGATTGCCGAAGTGATAGAAGTAGCCAAAGGGCAGGTAATTACGGCTTCGCAGATGCTCACCAATTTTCTTTTTGAGCCTTCAAAACAGTATGATGTCATTTCAAAATTGAGTGGCGGCGAAAAAAGGCGATTGCAGTTGCTTTTGGTTTTGATGAAAAACCCGAACTTTCTTATTTTAGACGAACCCACCAACGACCTCGACCTGACGACGTTGGGCGTTTTGGAAGATTTCTTAGATAATTTCGAGGGCTGCCTAATTTTGGTTTCGCACGATAGGTATTTTATGGATAAACTCACCGAACACCTTTTTATCTTCGAGGGCGAGGGCAAAATCAAGGATTTCCCCGGTAATTATTCTGATTTCAAAAACTACCTTTCCGAAGAAAAAAGCCGCTCACAGGAGCAAAAGGAAAACAAAAAAATGGCACCTGCACCCGAAATGGCTAAAAGTGGCAGCAAACTTTCCTACAAAGAAAAGCAGGAATTTGACCTTTTAGAAAAGGAAATTTCAAATTTGGAAAAAAAGAAAAAACAACTTAGCGAACTTTTGGCAAGCGGCGAAACCGATTACGACAAAATCAATGAATGGAGTAATGAATTTAACCAAATTTTAGCCGACTTAGAAACAAAAGAACTGCGCTGGCTCGAACTTTCGGAAATGCAATAG
- the lptB gene encoding LPS export ABC transporter ATP-binding protein, with translation MKVLRAEKLVKKYKGRTVVNEVSIEVKQGEIVGLLGPNGAGKTTSFYMIVGLVKPNSGHIYLDDQIITDLPMYRRAQFGIGYLAQEASVFRNLTVEENILAPLQMMNLNKAEQRDTMESLIEEFRLQRFRKTKGKLLSGGERRRTEIARALATNPNFILLDEPFAGVDPVAVENIQMLVAKLKNKNIGVLITDHNANETLSITDKVYIMFEGKPFVSGTPEDIAVNEDVKARYFGRQYEYKRKIFSFEDEEAF, from the coding sequence ATGAAAGTTTTACGTGCAGAAAAGTTAGTAAAAAAATATAAAGGCAGAACTGTTGTCAATGAAGTATCCATCGAGGTCAAACAAGGTGAAATTGTGGGGCTTTTAGGACCCAATGGCGCGGGCAAAACTACCTCTTTTTATATGATTGTGGGCTTGGTCAAACCCAATTCGGGGCATATCTATTTAGACGACCAAATCATTACCGACCTGCCCATGTACCGTCGCGCCCAATTTGGTATCGGCTATTTGGCGCAGGAAGCCTCTGTTTTTCGCAACCTGACCGTAGAGGAAAACATTTTAGCACCCCTGCAAATGATGAACCTGAACAAAGCCGAGCAGCGCGATACAATGGAATCGCTCATCGAGGAGTTTCGCCTGCAAAGGTTTCGCAAAACGAAGGGCAAATTGCTCTCTGGTGGCGAGCGCAGACGCACCGAAATTGCACGTGCTTTGGCTACAAACCCCAACTTTATCCTCTTAGATGAGCCTTTTGCAGGCGTAGACCCTGTGGCTGTGGAAAATATCCAAATGCTGGTTGCCAAACTCAAAAATAAAAATATCGGCGTGCTTATCACCGACCACAACGCCAACGAAACCCTTTCTATCACCGATAAGGTCTATATTATGTTTGAAGGCAAACCATTTGTATCAGGCACGCCCGAAGACATCGCCGTCAATGAGGACGTAAAGGCGCGTTATTTTGGTAGGCAGTACGAATACAAGCGCAAAATCTTTTCTTTTGAAGACGAAGAAGCCTTTTAG